The segment AGCCGCCAGCACCGCGTGCTGCAACGGGGTATACCGCAGCTTCATGATATGCCCCCGCTTCTCGTCCAGCCTGTTCCCGCCGTGCCGCCCCTGTCCGCTGCCCGCGATCGGCTCGCTGCTCCTGGCTCCCCCTGCATGCTCGCATTTCGCTCGTCCGTTTCCTGCATTCATATGTATAAAATGATAGCCGCCTGTACCCAAGTCCAAATGAACGGCTGTCGTGTTCAGCAGCAGTCGATCTCCCGGATGTACCTGTCCGATGAACGCCGGGTCACCGTATGCTTTGCCCGCTGCTCCGCTGTCCAACGCGACGCTGACCTCGATTAGTCCTCCTGCTGGTTGAGGTATGCCGGTCGCTGTCGCCCACTCCCATATAAGCAAAGCATGACCCCCTTTTTCTAACGGTGCTCATACTGATCATTCCTTCTTCATTATCCCAACTGCACGGGCTGGAAATACCCATGTCTCTATTCATATGTGTTAAGAAATAAGGGCATGCTTCATCCCCGGCAAGGGAGCCAACATGCCCAGTCTTGAATATCCCTATTTCGCCTGAACCAGCCTCTAGTCGCTCGCGGCTTCCTTCGCAATCGCCACGACCAGTTCTGCCGTCTTGACCAATTCCTCCACCGGCATCTGTTCCTGCTTCGTATGAATATGCTCATAACCGATCGCCAGATTTACCGTCGGCACGCCAAGGCCGTTGAAAATGTTCGCATCGCTGCCGCCGCCGGAATGCAAAGTCCGGCACGTGCGTCCAATCGCTTTTATGGCCCGTCTTGCCGTCTGCACTACCGGCTCATCGTCGCTGCAGTTAAAGCTCGGATAGATACGCTCATCCTGAAATTCAGCGCGCGCTCCGAATTCTTGTGCTGTTTCCATAACAGCTTGGCGCATAGCCTCTACCTGCCGATCCAGCTTTTCCTTTCGAATCGAGCGAGCCTCCGCCCTCAGCTTCGCGTAATCGCAGACGATGTTCGTCTCCTGTCCTCCTTCGAAGCTGCCGACGTTCGCCGTCGTCTCCTGATCGATGCGGCCGAGTTGCATCCTTGCGATTGCCTTGCTCGCCACCTGAATCGCGCTGATGCCGTCCTCGGGATTGACCCCCGCATGCGCAGAGCGACCGTAAAATTCAATCGTAATTTTGGCTTGACCGGGAGCCGCAACGGCCACTTCTCCAACCTTGCCGTTGGAATCCAGCGCATACCCGTATTTCGCCTTGAGATTTCCGGCGTCTATGGCTCTGGCCCCGACCAGTCCGCTTTCTTCGCCGACCGTGATGACGAACTGAACCGGCCCGTGGGCAATCGCTTGTTCCTGCAGTACACGAATGGCTTCGAGCATTGCGGCAATCCCGGCCTTGTCATCGCTGCCGAGAATCGTCGTTCCGTCACTGCGTATGTAGCCGTCTTCATCTATCTGCGGCTTGATCCCTGCTCCCGGCACGACTGTGTCCATATGGCATGTAAAATAAATCGTATCCTTGTCCTCGCATCCATCCGTCGCCGCCAGCATCGCGAACAAATTGCCCGATCCGTGTCCGGTAACTGCCGCCGTATCATCCACGAAGACGTCCAAGCCCGCTTCCCGGAATTTGCGCTGCAATAGCTCGCTGATCGCTTGCTCATGCTTCGTCTCGCTATCCACTTGCACCAATTCCAGAAACTCTTCTACCAATCGCTGCCGATTCACCATAAACGCTTCCCTCCGCGCACCGTTTTCGTTACAATGACAATAGTATTTCATATTTACTAGGAAAATTCAAAATCGATGCAGCGCTTTCTCAGCCATTGCAGCAACATGTACATCAAAAGGAGTGTCCACAATTATCATGGGTAGAAATAAGCTCTGGTTTCGCATTGTCATTTACGTCATGATCGGTTCGATGCTATTCTCCGTCCTGCTCATGCTCGCTCAGGTTCTGGCCGTTGCATGAATCTAGCTAAAGAAAACTGTCGGACAACCCCGTTCCCACCTGCAATTCAGGGCTGTCCTGACAGTTTTTCAATTGCTGTGCGCGCTAACGGAACTCAGCGCCACTAGTTGATCGATTTTCGCCAACTGCGCATTTTAACGGAACACACGAACCTTATTTCGGCAATCGGGTGTCAAATCCGCTACATAAAGGGCTAATAAGAGCGCTCATTTCCGTTACATTATTTTTCGTCGCGAAATGGGCGCCATAACGTCTCTGACTTCCGTTACGACTCGCTTCTGTTTTCCCTCTGCTTCCATGCAAGTCGCGATTCCCAAAGAAACAGCACAACCGACACTAACAGCAGCCCCAGCGCCACATAAACGGATAGTGTGAAATACTGCCAGAATAATGCGGATGACCAATGTGTCTCCCCGATGATCCACTGAGCCACTCTGTTCGAAATCCCGATTCCGTCATGGTAGCCGGGCGTCACGCTCAGTATGTAGGTTTGCGACAAGCATACACTCGCTACCGCAGTGACACAGAACAGAAAAAACACACCCGCTGTGTACGCATGCGTAGTCTTGCAAACGCGCTTTCCGAATAGTACTAGCATACTCGTGAGCAACACACTACTGAAGATGAACCACATGGACTTTCTCCCCCTCACTGCGATTTCCAATTCTCCAACAACCAATTCATTATCAGACTTCGTTGCTGATTTTCCGGATATTGCATAAAATCACGAATTCGTGATCAGCGATAGAAGCCGTCCACCAAATTGATGGACGGCTCATGATTCCAAATGGCAGACCCAAGCCCGCAAGTCGTGTTTAATAAAGCTTCGTGTTGATGTCGAACGCTTCCAGGTTTTCCTTGACGCGCTGCAGGAAGCGGCCGCAGATGACGCCGTCCAGAATGCGGTGATCCAGCGACAGGCACAGGTTGACCATCGAGCGGACCGCGATCATGTCGTCGATGACGACCGGCTTCTTCACGATCGATTCGAACGTAAAGTTGCACGCCTGCGGGTAATTGATGATTGGCTGCGACAGGATGGAGCCGAAGGCGCCGGTGTTGTTCACCGTGAACGTGCCGCCCTGCACATCATCCGGCCGGAGCGTGCCTGCTCTGGCGCGCTTGGTCAACTGGTCGATCTCTTTGGCCAGTCCGGCGACATTCATTTGATCCGCCTTCTTGATGACCGGCATGAAGACCGCATCCTCGGTTCCGACAGCCAAGGAGATGTTAATATCCTTCTTCACGATGATTTTGTCCACAGCCCAGACCGAGTTCATGATCGGGTAATCCTTGATTGCGTTGACGACTGCTTTAATCAGGAAGGCCAAATATGTAAGATTCACGCCTTCCTTGCGCATGAACTCGTCCTTCAGCTTGTTCCGCAGCGTGACCAGATTCGTCACGTCCACCTCGATCATCGTCCAGGCGTGCGGAATTTCGGACACGCTCTGGCGCATGCGGGAGGCAATCGTCGCGCGAATCGGCGATACGTCAATCAGCTCTTCGCCCCGCTCTGCTGCAGCTGCCCGGTCGGATTGCGGCTGTGCGGTGCTCTGCCCGGTCAGATGCAGGCCGGTGGAGCGCACCGGCACCCGCGCCGCATCTGCTTCTTCGCTGGCCTGGCTGGCTGCTGCCGTGCGTGCAGGCTGTTGCGCAGCAGGAGCGGAAGCTTGTGCAGTATGTGCCTGAGGATTGTTGAGATACGCCAGCACATCCTTGCGGGTAATGCGTCCGCCCAGTCCGCTTCCAGCCACCAGGTTCAAGTCAATGCCATGTTCATCCGCCAGCGTGCGGACTGCCGGCGAGATGCGGCTGCGCATGCTCTGATCTCCTGCGGACACTGCCGCGACGCTGCTGTCAGCCTCCGCCGCCGATCCTGTTCCCGCAGGCTCCTGCGCTGCGCCTTCGCCGCGAAGCGTGCAGACTACTGTGCCGACAGCGACATTCTCGCCTTCTCCCACCAAGATCTGATCCAGCACTCCGCTTGCAGTACTTGGCAGCTCCGCAGTCACTTTATCCGTCACAATTTCACATAAGGCCTCATATTCTTCCACCGGATCGCCCGGCTGCTTCAACCATTTCGTAATCGTTGCATCGACTACACTTTCCGCAAGCTGAGGCAGGGTGATTTCAATTGATTTGCTCTGCGCCACCTGCTCACTCTCCTTTCAACCGGGGGCAGCCCCCAAAAAACATCGAGATTTCATACTATATCCAGCTTGCGCACGATTTCTCAGAATAACGCCAGCTTGCGCATCGCTTCCAGCACTTTATCCTTGTTCAGCATGTAAAATTTCTCTAGCGGCGGGCTGATCGGCATGGCCGGCACATCGTAGCCGCACAGTCTGGCAATCGGAGCATCCAGCTCGAACATCAGCTCCTCCGCGATAATGGCGGCTACCTCAGCTCCAACGCCGCCCGTCTTGTTGTCCTCATGAACGATCAGCACCTTCCCCGTGCGGCGAACCGCTTCGAGAATCGCTTCCTTGTCTAACGGCTGCAAGGTGCGCAGATCAAGGATGTGCGCCTCAATCCCTTCCTTCTGCAGCTCCTCCGCTGCCTGCATGGCAAAATGAACGGTAAGACCGTAAGTGATGACTGTGATGTCATCCCCTTCCCGCTTCACATCCGCTTTGCCAATCGGCACCATATAATCACCATCCGGCACTTCGCCGGTCACGCTGCGATAGCACTTTTTATGTTCAAAATACAGCACAGGGTCTTCGTCCCGGATCGCCGCAAGCAGCAGCCCCTTCGCGTCATAAGGCGTGGAAGGCGCCACAATTTTCAGGCCCGGCGTGCCGAAGAAGATGGATTCCGGACACTGCGAATGATACAGACCGCCGAAAATGCCGCCGCCGAAAGGCGCGCGAATGACGATCGGGCAGTTCCAATCGTTGTTCGAGCGGTAGCGGATCTTGGCCGCCTCGCTGATGATTTGGTTCGTTGCCGGCAGCATGAAGTCCGAATACTGCATTTCGGCAATCGGCCTCATGCCAACCATTGCCGCGCCAATCGCGACGCCCGCGATGGCCGATTCGGCCAGCGGCGTATCCAGGGCGCGTTCCTCGCCGAACTGCTCCATCAAGCCTTTGGTCGTGCCGAACACACCGCCCTTCACGCCTACATCCTCGCCCAGCACAAAGACGCTGGCGTCGCGCTGCATTTCCTCCCGCATGGCGGCGTTGATTGCATCGATATAACTGATCGTTGTCACCGTTTCATTTCCCCTTCTATACCGATTCGTCGCCATAGACGTATTTCAAGGTATCCTCCGGCTGCGGGAACGGCGCCCGGTCCGCATACTCGGTCGCCTCCTTGATGACAGCCGTCACTTCCTCCTCCACTTCCGCCTCGAGCGAATCGTTCAACACCCCGCAGGCATGCAGATATTCGCGGAACCGCGGAATCGGATCGCGTCCCTTGTGGTAATCGACTTCTTCCTTCGTCCGGTAGACCAAATCATTATCCGATGTAGAGTGCGGCGAAATGCGGTATACAACTGTTTCAATCAAGGTCGGACCTTCTCCGCGCTGTGCCCGTTCATGCGCTTCCTTCGTCACGCGGTACACTTCGAGCGGATCATTCCCGTCCACGCGCACGCCCGGAAACCCGTACCCAATCGCACGGTCGGCAATGCTTTCGCACGCCACCTGCTTCGCGTAGGGGACGGAAATCGCATACTGATTGTTTTCACAAACAAAAACAACAGGCAGCTTATGAACGCCCGCAAAATTGCAGCCTTCATGAAAATCCCCCTGATTGCTGGAGCCGTCGCCGAACGAAACGTAGGTGACAATGTCCTGCTTCTTCATCTTCGCCGCCAAGGCAATTCCTGCTGCATGCGGAACCTGCGTCGTGACCGGGCTTGACCCGGTTACGATATTCAGGCGCTTGCTGCCGAAGTGTCCGGGCATCTGTCTGCCCGCACTGTTCGGGTCCTCTGCCTTGGCGAAGATCGACAGCATTAACTCGCGAGCTGTCATGCCTACAGCCAGAACAAAGGCATAATCGCGATAATAAGGCAGAAAATAGTCGTGCTGCTTGCGAAATGCGAAAGCCGCTCCAACCTGAGCCGCCTCTTGGCCGATACCGGATACGTGGAAGTTGATTTTCCCTGCGCGCTGAAGCAGCAAGCTGCGCTCGTCGAACTTGCGTGCAAGCAGCATCGTGCGGTAGATCTCCAGGACTTGCGCATCCGTCAAGCCAAGCTGCTCGTGCCGCGTCGTACTAACAGCCGATATTTCTTGTTTCATCGAAGCCCTCCTGTTCCGGGATTCTATAATTATTACCTGGTACTAGTAGTTAGATATAAGTATTATAACGCGTTCCTGTTCCGGAATCCAAGTGATAGTTGTCATATGTTGCACGCCCTATTGGCTACTGGATACCAGGTGTACTTCCTTTATGATCCGAGAGCCTGTCCATCCACAGCCAGCATGGCCTCCGCCAATGCTTCGGACAACGACGGATGCGGATGCGCGAATTGACCGATCTCCCAAGGGGTAGCGTCCAGCAGCTGCGCGATTCCCGCCTCGGCGATCAGGTCCGTCACGTGCGGACCGATCATGTGAACGCCCAGCAAGTCGTTGGTGTCTTTGTCCGCGACCACTTTCACAAACCCGTCATTCTGGCCGTGAACGAGCGCTTTGCCCAAAGCCTTGAACGAGATTTTCCCCACCTTCACCGCATGGCCGTGCCGCACCGCCTCTTCCTCCGTCCACCCTACCGAAGCGGTCTCCGGGCGCGAATAGACACAGCGGGGAACAAGCGCAGATGCCGCCGGCCCAAGGACCGCAGCAGGCTTCTTCACGCCAGCCAGATGCTCGACTGCCGCCACTGCCTCATGGGCCGCCGCATGGGCCAGCTGATAACCGCCGATGCAGTCCCCTACCGCATAGATATGCGACTCCGTCGTTTGATAATGCTCATTCACCCGGATCAAGCCATTTTCTACTCGCACATCGGTATTTTCCAGACCGAGGCCATCTACATTTGCCTTGCGGCCAACTGCAACGAGCATCATATCCGCCTGCAGCCGAACGGGCTCATTCTTGCGTTCCACTGTCAACTCTACGGCGCTTCCAGTATTTTCAACACTCTTTATATCCAGCTTGGACTGTGTATAAACATCGATGCCCCGTTTCTTGAACAAGCGTTCGAGTTCCCGGCTGACATCGCGGTCTTCCGCCGGAAGCAGCCGGTCTGCCGCCTCGACAAGCGTCACCTTTACGCCGAAGTCCTGCAGCATCGACGCCCATTCGCAGCCGATGACGCCGCCGCCAATGATAACGGCAGAAGCCGGAAGCTCCTGCATCTCCAAGGCTTCATCGCTGGTCACGATGCGTTTCCCGTCCACTTCAAGGCCCGGCAATGCGCTCGGTCTTGATCCGGTTGCCAGAATCGTATAGGGCGCGACCAACGTCACGCTCTCCTCCTCATTCTCGGCCTCAACTGCCAGCGATCCGCTGCGCGGCGAGAAGATGGAAGGACCAATTACCCGGCCGTTGCCCGTATATACATCGATTTTGTGCTTTTTCATAAGAAACTGCAGCCCGCTGTACAACTGGCCGACAATCTTGTTTTTCCGCTGCTGGACAGCTTGGAAATCGACCCGTACATGCTCGGCTACTATGCCGTACGATACACTGTCCCGCATCGTCTCGTACAGCTCCGCGCTGCGCAGCAGCGCCTTGCTCGGTATGCAGCCGCGATGCAAGCAGGTGCCGCCTAGTTTATCCCGCTCCACCACCGCCGCTTTCTTCCCTAATTGCGAGGCCCGGATCGCAGCCGTATAGCCGCCGATTCCGCCGCCCAGCACGATCACATCATATTCCCTCGTAGACATTCGTAACCCTCCCGTTTCCCGATCTATGTGTCAGAGACAAGCTATGTTATTATGATATATACTAGCAAATACCGTCTCTCTATTCTAACCTTTTTCGCACACGGAAATATAGAGGGAGGGAAAATGCACTCATCACAACATGTACAAAAGAAAGTGGGTTAGTGGACGTGAACCAAGTTTTCGCACGACTTATCGCTGTACTGCTGCTCGTCATTCCCGGTCTTGCGGCAACATTCGGCTTTCTGGAGATGAAAAATGCCATATTTGCTTACGCGGCCAGCTTCGGCGAGGACCAAGGTGCCGCCGGATTTGGCTGGGGGCAGTTTATGCTCGGCTTGCTGCTGTTCGCTGCAGGGGTGGGATTTATCGGAGGGTGGATCTTCTTCCGCGACCGCAAGCGCAATTATGTCGCTCCCCGCTTCAAGGCCAAGCGGAAATAAGGCAAGGCCGCTATTCCCGACTTCACAACAAAAAAGGCCAACCAGTAAACTCTGGTCAACCTGATAATACGCAGACGCCTTGCGGCGTCAATGCCCGGAATGCCATACCTGCTGGCAAGCAAGTGTGTTTGAGCCGATCCGCGGCTACGGCTGCCGATCGGCTCTGCCAAGCCTGTCGAACCAGTGCAAAAGCAGCGTACGGTCAATAACGTGTGACAGGGAGATCCGCTCCGCGGCCACATGCAGGAACGTCAGCAAGGCGACGATCAGGAGCTGCATGAGCATTGGCGCGCAGGAAGCAAGCGCAAATCCTGCCAGGAAGCCGAGCAGATTGACGCCGGAGTCTCCAAGCATCGAACGCGCCTGGATGTCCTGACGAAACAAGCATAGGGCCGCCAACAAGCCTGGCATCAGCATCACAATTGCTTCGCTGGTTCTGCCTTGCCAAACGCCCCCAAGAAGAGCCGCAACGCCTAATACGAAGAAGCCTTTCAAGGCGCGGCCCGGACGGAGATCGAGTAAATTAAGCGTATTTGCCGAAAGGCACATGAGCAGAAAGGCAAGCAGCCAGCGCACAAGCCAGATGAGAACAACCCCTGCCTCTTCAACTGCAGCCCATCCGCCGATCGGCGGAATGGGGCCCGCCACCAGCGCGCCGATCCAAGCGGCCGCAGCCGCTGCAGACAGAGCCTTCAAGGCCCCTGTCGTCACTTGAGCGTTGTGGCGAAAAGCCTGCCAATGTCCCCGCAGTCCCTTGACCTTCACATCCCCTACCGTGTCATCCAGCCAACCGGCAAAAAACACTGCGGTCCCTGCAATGGCCAAGCTGCCATAAACCTCTGTCCCCTGCCACCAAGCAGCGAATAACGACAAGAATGCGCAATGTGCTGCCACAGTAACCCAGACAGCCATGCCGCTGCCCAGCGGAATGAGTTGCTTGCGGAAATTCGCCGCCGTCAGCCGATGCGCAGCCAAAAATCGCGGGACGCTCCATGCCGCTAGAGCTGCGACCGTTCCTGTCCATCCCCATAGCAGCAGCCATGCGAGCCAGTTCCATCCTTCCGGCAGCAGCAGCTCGCTCAACAAGAACGTTCCCGCCACTTCTGCATCAGCGTCACGCCGACAGCATAAAATTGTTTGCCCCTGTGGACGAAGCCGCTCCAGTCGCGCCCCGTCTCCCGGTGGCGGAAAGGCACTTTTGCTTCGCACACACGATATCCCTTGCGCAGCGCATCAATCGTCAAGCCCACTTCAATGCCGAAACCGCGCGCCAACGAACCGACAGACTCCAGCACTTCGCGCCTTACGGCACGCTGCCCGGACAGCGGCGCCTCAGGACGAAATCCGCCCAGTCGGGTGATGCCGGTCGTGGCCAGCCCCTTCACCAGGCCAAAGCCTCCTTTGCGGCCGGCGGCAGGAAGCTTGGCGATGCACATATCCGCTTGCTCCTGGCGAATGGGTTCGAGCAGCAAGTGGGCAAACGCCGCCGATTCTCCCAAGTCTGCGTCAAGGAATACGACGATATGGCCGGCGGAATGACGCCAACCGCTCTCAAGCGCAGCGCCCTTCCCTCGATTCGTCGTATGCCGAATAACCGTATCGGCCCATTTCCCGGCTGCTCTCGGGGTTTCGTCTGTACTGCCGTCATCCACGACAAGCAGTTCATGATACCATTTCCGGAAGCGGTTCGCTTGATGCAGCGCCTCCAGCGTAACCGAAATGCGGGCCCCTTCATTCCATGCCGGAATAATGACTGACACTTGCTGCATGCGGCGACTCCCTTTCCAAGATAGTTTCTTGCACAAGCTTGATCAGGCGGGCGGTGTTTTCGTGAATGCTTCCGTCGAAGCGGTGTTTTCGCATATCCAGCACCGGAATATCATGACTTTCATAAGACGGCTCGGCTCCAGCTTCGCCTGTGTTCTCTGACATCGCAACAGCCAGCGGCTCGGAATGGGCCGATCCCGCCACAAGCAGCAAATCCGGCTCCACCTCCCACTTTGTATCAGAGCGGGCAGGCTCCTCCTCGACGGTCACGACAGCCCCTAACTGACGGAGCCGTTGGATCAGCTGCTCGGCTTGCTGATCGTGACGCCCTTGCCAGACGATGTGCATGCCATTCATCTCAGGCGCCAATTGTCGGGTAAGCTCATGATAGCTGCGCAGCTCTCCTTGGACGAGCTCATGCTGTACTGTCAGGTCCTTGTAGCGGTTATGCAACGACTGCAGCATCTGTCCTTGCGCGTCATGGAAAAGGCTTTGTCCCATGGTGCCGCCGATCACCAAGCCTAGGCCGAGGGCAACGAAAACCGCAATGATCGTACTAATGTGATACCTTAGGGAGACCATCCGCGCACCTCCTTCCGTTCCAGGCTCCGCTTATGCTTTCCTCCGATAATAGTCCTGTATTAGGCAAGTGTTCCCTTCATCAACAGCCACGCCGCAGACAGCAGTTCACGGAATTGCGGATGGATGACTGCCAACATAGTGAAGGGAAACAGACTGGCTGTGGGAATCAGCCATAAATGACGCAGCCTGGGCCGTTTCCGGTATAGCTTGCTGACACCTTTCGCATCGACGAGCTTGTCCCCAATCTTCATCCGAACAAGAAGCGTG is part of the Xylanibacillus composti genome and harbors:
- a CDS encoding M20/M25/M40 family metallo-hydrolase, translated to MVNRQRLVEEFLELVQVDSETKHEQAISELLQRKFREAGLDVFVDDTAAVTGHGSGNLFAMLAATDGCEDKDTIYFTCHMDTVVPGAGIKPQIDEDGYIRSDGTTILGSDDKAGIAAMLEAIRVLQEQAIAHGPVQFVITVGEESGLVGARAIDAGNLKAKYGYALDSNGKVGEVAVAAPGQAKITIEFYGRSAHAGVNPEDGISAIQVASKAIARMQLGRIDQETTANVGSFEGGQETNIVCDYAKLRAEARSIRKEKLDRQVEAMRQAVMETAQEFGARAEFQDERIYPSFNCSDDEPVVQTARRAIKAIGRTCRTLHSGGGSDANIFNGLGVPTVNLAIGYEHIHTKQEQMPVEELVKTAELVVAIAKEAASD
- the prli42 gene encoding stressosome-associated protein Prli42 encodes the protein MGRNKLWFRIVIYVMIGSMLFSVLLMLAQVLAVA
- a CDS encoding dihydrolipoamide acetyltransferase family protein is translated as MAQSKSIEITLPQLAESVVDATITKWLKQPGDPVEEYEALCEIVTDKVTAELPSTASGVLDQILVGEGENVAVGTVVCTLRGEGAAQEPAGTGSAAEADSSVAAVSAGDQSMRSRISPAVRTLADEHGIDLNLVAGSGLGGRITRKDVLAYLNNPQAHTAQASAPAAQQPARTAAASQASEEADAARVPVRSTGLHLTGQSTAQPQSDRAAAAERGEELIDVSPIRATIASRMRQSVSEIPHAWTMIEVDVTNLVTLRNKLKDEFMRKEGVNLTYLAFLIKAVVNAIKDYPIMNSVWAVDKIIVKKDINISLAVGTEDAVFMPVIKKADQMNVAGLAKEIDQLTKRARAGTLRPDDVQGGTFTVNNTGAFGSILSQPIINYPQACNFTFESIVKKPVVIDDMIAVRSMVNLCLSLDHRILDGVICGRFLQRVKENLEAFDINTKLY
- a CDS encoding alpha-ketoacid dehydrogenase subunit beta gives rise to the protein MREEMQRDASVFVLGEDVGVKGGVFGTTKGLMEQFGEERALDTPLAESAIAGVAIGAAMVGMRPIAEMQYSDFMLPATNQIISEAAKIRYRSNNDWNCPIVIRAPFGGGIFGGLYHSQCPESIFFGTPGLKIVAPSTPYDAKGLLLAAIRDEDPVLYFEHKKCYRSVTGEVPDGDYMVPIGKADVKREGDDITVITYGLTVHFAMQAAEELQKEGIEAHILDLRTLQPLDKEAILEAVRRTGKVLIVHEDNKTGGVGAEVAAIIAEELMFELDAPIARLCGYDVPAMPISPPLEKFYMLNKDKVLEAMRKLALF
- a CDS encoding thiamine pyrophosphate-dependent dehydrogenase E1 component subunit alpha translates to MKQEISAVSTTRHEQLGLTDAQVLEIYRTMLLARKFDERSLLLQRAGKINFHVSGIGQEAAQVGAAFAFRKQHDYFLPYYRDYAFVLAVGMTARELMLSIFAKAEDPNSAGRQMPGHFGSKRLNIVTGSSPVTTQVPHAAGIALAAKMKKQDIVTYVSFGDGSSNQGDFHEGCNFAGVHKLPVVFVCENNQYAISVPYAKQVACESIADRAIGYGFPGVRVDGNDPLEVYRVTKEAHERAQRGEGPTLIETVVYRISPHSTSDNDLVYRTKEEVDYHKGRDPIPRFREYLHACGVLNDSLEAEVEEEVTAVIKEATEYADRAPFPQPEDTLKYVYGDESV
- the lpdA gene encoding dihydrolipoyl dehydrogenase, whose product is MSTREYDVIVLGGGIGGYTAAIRASQLGKKAAVVERDKLGGTCLHRGCIPSKALLRSAELYETMRDSVSYGIVAEHVRVDFQAVQQRKNKIVGQLYSGLQFLMKKHKIDVYTGNGRVIGPSIFSPRSGSLAVEAENEEESVTLVAPYTILATGSRPSALPGLEVDGKRIVTSDEALEMQELPASAVIIGGGVIGCEWASMLQDFGVKVTLVEAADRLLPAEDRDVSRELERLFKKRGIDVYTQSKLDIKSVENTGSAVELTVERKNEPVRLQADMMLVAVGRKANVDGLGLENTDVRVENGLIRVNEHYQTTESHIYAVGDCIGGYQLAHAAAHEAVAAVEHLAGVKKPAAVLGPAASALVPRCVYSRPETASVGWTEEEAVRHGHAVKVGKISFKALGKALVHGQNDGFVKVVADKDTNDLLGVHMIGPHVTDLIAEAGIAQLLDATPWEIGQFAHPHPSLSEALAEAMLAVDGQALGS
- a CDS encoding DUF2627 domain-containing protein; its protein translation is MNQVFARLIAVLLLVIPGLAATFGFLEMKNAIFAYAASFGEDQGAAGFGWGQFMLGLLLFAAGVGFIGGWIFFRDRKRNYVAPRFKAKRK
- a CDS encoding glycosyltransferase family 2 protein, whose product is MQQVSVIIPAWNEGARISVTLEALHQANRFRKWYHELLVVDDGSTDETPRAAGKWADTVIRHTTNRGKGAALESGWRHSAGHIVVFLDADLGESAAFAHLLLEPIRQEQADMCIAKLPAAGRKGGFGLVKGLATTGITRLGGFRPEAPLSGQRAVRREVLESVGSLARGFGIEVGLTIDALRKGYRVCEAKVPFRHRETGRDWSGFVHRGKQFYAVGVTLMQKWRERSC
- a CDS encoding copper transporter, coding for MVSLRYHISTIIAVFVALGLGLVIGGTMGQSLFHDAQGQMLQSLHNRYKDLTVQHELVQGELRSYHELTRQLAPEMNGMHIVWQGRHDQQAEQLIQRLRQLGAVVTVEEEPARSDTKWEVEPDLLLVAGSAHSEPLAVAMSENTGEAGAEPSYESHDIPVLDMRKHRFDGSIHENTARLIKLVQETILERESPHAASVSHYSGME